Genomic window (Neurospora crassa OR74A linkage group VI, whole genome shotgun sequence):
ATACTTCTTTTGAGTTTTCGTTCCGGACCTTACGTCGACGTTACGTACCTTGATCATATCCAATTGAACACGACAATATAGTCCGCCATTGTTCCAGAGCTCCTCGCCGCGCGAACAACATTGCGTTGGCCTTTTTTACAATACATAAGACAAAGGCACTAAGGAAGCATAGCACATGGAGAATaagttaggtaggtaaagacTACACTACCTTGGAGATAGTTACCTGTATGGGGAAATGATCGGACGAAATCAGAACTACCATCTGTGCCGCCCCGCTTGCCCTTGACAAGCGACCAATCCAGGCCGAGGTGGCAGGATCTCTCTCCTTCGGGACGATGCTACAGTACTACAAATGGAACTTATTTTATGGCGaatgtattttttttttcgtcttcATAGTTACTGCTGAGCTCAAAGTTACCTAAGACGGGACAGTATCTAGTAGTAAGAGAAGGTCCCGCACAACTTGACTATGCCGTTCCATGCTGCTCAAAAAGCGGCGGTGGATTGTGGGCATTGGCTCTGAAGTACTTACCTTGGAGGACTAACGGGATTTTTTGGGATGATTGATGCGGCGTGCGGAACGTTGGCGGGGATATGATAACTGCGCAAACAAATTCAGTGGAACGAACAGAGGTTATTTACCGTAATTTGCGGTTCGCTCTCTACTATATGTTGAGCTTGAGATTTGCTTTGCGAAAGGGCAACCGGGAGATTGACCACGGCTATACGATAGGCGGCTCCTTCCAGATTTAGTAAACCATAAAAATGAATGAATAGCCATCAACACTGGCCGAACGTGccacatacctacctacctagctacgCAGGTTCGAAATGCATATGTACGATCGTGATAGGCATCGGAATCAGGATTTAGATGGAAATCGCCAGGCCGGTGACTAAGCGTATCTTAATTGAATTTACTTGCTCGTGGAACACTGGCTGGTTGACTCGAATTATGACTTGGATTATTTTTCTTCCAAAACTCTTTGACTGGTACCTTTGAACGCAAGCTTGAGCCGCTCGCTTGTTTCGAGGAGTGGGATACATAGATGGCACACATCCACGTGGCAAGGGAAGATGGGCGAGTGGTCGGGTAGAATTTTATAGCAAATGATGAGAATGTCATTTCATCCCATCGTCCGAATGTCCGAGTCATCTAATTAGGCAATTCGGGTAGTATGATCCAAACATTTTGCATGTGAAAAAAGTGCTTGTTACTCTAGAAGTATCCAGGAATTAAGAACAAAGATGTAAAGTTCTTAATACCCAGGGGTCGCCATTGTAAAAGTCGATTTTCAAAGAAATGAAACAAGCAACAACGGAAGACTTCAAAAAGTCTACATACAGATAGTGGTCATCTCGTAACAACAAAGCTAATTCACCAATTTATCAACATTGTCTTCGCCCACTGGAGAACCACAAAGTAGACTTTTTGTGCCTCAAGCATCATAGAACGATGAATGCGACGTAATACACATATGCCCAGGACCAAGCAATAACACCTCTCCAGACAGGGAAGATGGTGTACATATAAGTTCTTGGACACTGGTTAATGGATGGGAGGATTGCTGTAGCTGTACGTATAGGCCACAAGAGCACCCACCTTCGCTCACACCAAACAATTCTCACGTGTTCCTGTACCACCCTCCAATCTGACAGGCCATTACGTGCATAGAATAATCTCACCACAAGTTAGTGATGGCGAGAGTCGAGTCGGGTGCTAACCCGCCGGCGCCACCACCGGCACTGGCGGCCGCGCTTAGCTGAACGAATAAGAAATGACCTCACTATAGTCTGACTCGTGTAAAAGTGAACGGAATCTGTATGTGATATTTCGTGCAGTATCGGTCGGGTAGGGCGTTAATGGCAGGTCGGACCATTCGGTGGACACGTAGTGAGATGTACTCGCGGGAGGGTAGGGACAGTTAGTAGCTTGCCATGCGATTGGAGTTCATGTTAGATGATGACTGTTGGGTCTAACGGAACGTTTAAAGGAAGCAGCCAAAGCACATGCTTACGCACAATGGTTAGTTGGGCAATGGAGAGCGGAGGCTTTCAGGAACTGTGCCGCTTGGGCGCTTGAAGTTAAACAACGGTACCTGGCTGGCCCTTGGACAACTCAGAATGTGGCATCTCCCGTATCGGAAGATTTCTGTTGTTGAAGTCGACTGGCTCATCTATCTCTTCTTGTCAGTTAAGAGAAACACAATAGGCTTGAACAGTTCTCAATGTGGACCGACTCTGAGAAGATAGACAAACACGTGTGTAAACGTGTTGGCTGCTGAAAATATGTGGAAGAGTAACTAAAGGAGCAATGGAGACAAACGGAGAGGATTCAGTACTTACCAGGCGTTCAGGTAACCAGCACCTTTCTTGTGTGTTTTGTTAGCtaaggggggaggggtttCACACTGAAAATGTTCTGCAGTTACATTGTAGGGACAACATTTCTCCCATACAGCTTAGGAGCCATGATCCATGATACCTCTCATGATGTATTGGACGATCATTGGCAAAAAGAGAAGTAAGAGAGAAGTGAAGCAGAAAAAAGGACTGGAATGTGGTACGCATGTAAAGATACCGGTAGTGAATAATGTGTTACTTACATGTACATTTTCAGAGACGTCAATCAGCTGTTTTGAGTTAATTCAGAGATACTGGGATAGCGATAGTCAAACAAGAAGAGTACAGTTGCACTCTACTATCGAAGTAAACTCAAGAGCACTATGCCGGGGAGCAAGGaggggaaaaacaaaaaaaaaggaacaaaaGGCATCCATTATATTACACCCGTAACCGGCCCTGTGCCCTCCATCCCAACCCCAGTTCATTTAAGTTCTGTTCAGCTTTTCGATCCTTCCCATCCCATAATCATATTCAAAGAGACACCGTCTAACCCAATCTTGAGCATTTTCTCGTTTTATTCAGACACGCCTCTGAGCAAGGCTGGTAGAAGCCGAGGCCGAAGCCGCACCGGAGCCAGCCGGGACATTGGACCTCCGCTTCTCgttacttttctttttgtcacCCTCTTCCGAGTCATCATCGCTGGGTGCCCGACTACCGTCTTCCTGGCTCGGCCCGCGGGTCCTGCTCATCTAAAGGGGGCAGAGTCAGTCAAAGCACTCAACAAGCAGCGCTCAGtgaaagacaaaaaaaagatggtAGAACACTTACCCAAGATCGTACACCCCCAACCAATCCAAGAGTATAACCCGTGATGAAATCGTTCACGTTTCCTGCTGCCTGCGCAGCTGCCTGTGTCGGGCTCTTGGGCGCCAAGTTAGAGGGACCTGCTTGCGCCGATCCTGAAGCTGGACCAAGGGGACTGGGACTGGTAGCATTCGACACATCGGCGCTGCTACCGCCGTTCTGCGCCATAGCCAACAGCTGCGGAGGCAGTCGGGGGAATCCCGAAGGGCTTGGGCTTTGGGGTCGACTAGACGGCCAAAACTGGCGCAGCTCCTTGCTGAGCTCCTGTCCGGTCGTAGCCCAGTTGCTGCGGATATTGTCACGCAGATCCTGGATGTGCCTCTTCAGGTCAAGCTCATTCTTCTTTAGCCAGCTGACGTTGAGCTCTTGACGCGACGCGCCGCGCTTGAATTGACGAGCAATATACTTTTCATAATCGCGGACGATCCTGCAGTGAAAGAAATAGCTGTCAGTACAGAAACTGGTATGCAATGCGTGGGACGATAGGTGAGGGATAACTCacttggtgatgatgccaGTGGTGCTCACACCCTCTGTCCGTTGCGTGACCAGGAACTTGCCAGCCGCCTTGATAGGCGCATAGATATCGTCGCCCTCATCAGCGCCGTAGGGGATGTCGTCATGGGCCACATAGTCAATTTTGTGTTCCTCGAGGAACTCGGGTGTGACAATCCAGGGGCAGTCCTCGATAACTTCATCCACCCACTTGCAATGCCGGACGGTCTCGGCACGCTCCTTGCCTGACAAAACGGTCAAACCCTTGCGCTTGTGTGTATCCTCATCGCCCGTCACGCCCACAAGGAGGTAGACTTCGGGGAAGGCCTTCTTTGCTTGCTCAAGCTGGCGCATGTGTCTGTTGTCCTTGTGGTTAGCAAATGCCGTTACAAGAGCTACAAAGGGCCTCTTTCGTTATCCCCTGCCACATTGGATGCCAAATCTGCGTCAATTACCCAGCTCCGGGGGCATTGGCCTTTCCCCTGTCTTCATATGACAAATTGCCCACCActagggaaaaagaagaggaacgtACCCGAGATGGAACAGATCGAAGACACCATCCGCATATACTCTGACTGGCCTACCCACGGGAGGAGGGTTCGTCTTGTATCCCACGGGATGGGTAAGCTTTCCAATGGGCGGTGGTGCCATGGCCGGGCCCTTGGATATTATTGGGTAACCACCCGTCTCTCCGTCTTCACTGCCATTGTTCTGGCCGACCGTGGCCTTGCGGCTGCTCTTGCGGGTGACTCTTTCGGCGATGTGATCACTGGCTTCGGTGGTATCACTAGGCTCGCCGGGATCGATAGCCTGGGCCTGCTCTATCGCATCAGTGGTGGCGGGGCCTTCTGAGAGCTGGTCGTTGTTGGGACGCTGGCGCTTGCTAGGCGGATGGCTGCTAGTGGCCGAGTCGGTCTTTCTGTGGCCAGCGGCAGTGCGTGAAGACTCGGGTGCGGTGGTGTCGCCCTCTTCAGCCGAGGCGTCGCGGGACTCGGTCTGGATGATCTGGTCCTGGTTCATGATGGCGGCGTCGACGGGGTCAAGAtgtgtggtgttgatgttggaaTTTGCGATGCTGTCCGCGGCAGCAGAGCTACGCTTGCGTTTCCCAGAAGCCTGAGGCGTTGACGAGTTCAGAGAAGGTGACATGGCGAGTGGATGGGGCgtaggaagagaaggaaagaagggtgGGGGAAAGAGTTGATGAGTTGGGCCAGCCGATACTAGAGGTCGGGCTAAGAGGTTATGGAGTATGCGATGGAGCAATTGAGCAATGTCGGGTAGAGGtccagtagaggtactgcAGTGCTAATTGTGGGCCCCGTGCTATACCCTTTCCAACGCAGTTGCTACCTCTAGTTGCAGTCCCAGCAAGACTTCATTCCTTCGCTGTATCTCTATGCCGTCTGCAGGCAAGAAGCGCTCAGATCAAGATGCTTGGTGCAGTAGCAGCGTCGTCTGAGGATCTGTGACTGAGATGAGGAGCGATTGAAGTTATCGCGCGAATGTATTGTAGCGCGTAGTTTGGGATTCAACGGCGCCGGGTAGGTATCAGACTTGCAGGTGACGGGACTGACAGGCTGGAAGGTGTCGACCAGGCACGAGCACTTCCACTTTTAACATATATCACCAGGTCCAAAGACAACTGTTGTTGCGTTTTTTTGTGGcctctctttctctgttCCCTGTTTTTCACTTCTCTGCGATTCCGAACTGATGGAATACTCCGGCAAACCTGATCGACAGAGGGTCGATTGGCACGATAATGCGGTTGTTGTACAGTTGACTGTTACAAGTACTCTTTCAGCTGTCGAGTCCAATGGCAGTTCCGTGGAACATGAATTACTTTCTTTCACATGCGGctaagaaaaaagagaagacgtCAGAGGGCCCCTTTGCTTGCTgccacacatacacacacacaccagaGACGGCAAACAACAGACTCGTTGGGCAGGTCAACATGACCGACAGCCTGACTAGCGGGCGGGCACTAGTCGCGATCATTGATTCGTACCGGATTCTTGTATCGAGACAGTATATGGTGTGTATGCATCTATGCTATACTAATATGCAGGTAAACCCGCTAACTAGTTTAGCGTAGGCGACTTTGACGCTAAGGGATGTAGCTAGTATGTATAGAAGTCGCTTTCGCGGTTCGAATCGCTGGTCGTGTACCAGTCACTGATCCTAAAACTAGGTGGCTACTCTAGTAGCTCTGCCGCTAGTCAGACGGTCGACTTTGACGACCTGACGAGCAGCAGGgcatccatcatctttccCCGGCCGTCGAAGACTTCTCGTTCCATTTTCAGAGGGCATGCctgaagggaaaaaaaaaaaaaaaaaggtcatCTGCATGTTTTGGCGCCAGCGTCCCCTCAATTGCGACGCTATTGCTGCGGTGATCTGAGGTTTTTTCTTTGCTAGCTGATATTCCACCAAAAGCCTTACAGGGAAATGGGGGTCTGAAAACAGACCCGGGAAAGACTGTTGGCTTCACAACCTTCGTATGGGGGTCGGAAGGAGAAAAGCCTATGACTTGAAACAGAGGTTTTCGTCTTTTTAGATAGTTTTGGATACTCATTATCTCAAAAAGCCAAATCCTTCTAGGCCAACACCAAAAGAAAATGAATCGAACTATTGgatttttctaataattttggTCAAATGATAACGGCCAATACTAAAGGTTGGTAGTGTTGTTAACATCCATGTCTCAAAGTAATTATTTGGCTAAAATGCACCTCGTTTCTGGTCCAATGCAGCGTCTTTTTCTTGATTTTCCCCTGTTTATATGAAAAGTTCTAAAGCTCTCTTTAGACTTTTTTGTCGAAAACAGTTATTTTGGGCTTTCCAGCAGCCTTTTTTGCGCCCGACCCCCATACGAACGTCGCGTGCAAAAAAGATTGCTGCACCCTCGAAAACCTCACTGGATACTTACTGGGACCTGTTTTCAGACCCCCATTTCCCTCCAAGGAGGTCAAGTCCCCGGCCGGTCTAGTTTCCTTCAACTAaaatgtagtgtagagagcGATGCGCCAAATCTTGCGAGCGGGAGGTTCTTTGTCCAAGTCAGGGCGAGcatggtagaggtagaaaaaCAGGACACTTACAAGAGGGAAACAATGGAAGCCGGGGCGGGAGCGTGACTGCCTAGGGGCACTGTTAGAAATCGCTAGAAGACTCGCGCTGTCTGCAAACAGGGGACCGTGCCAGGGTGTGCCGGAAACCGGAGTGGTTGTCCAAGCCGTTAGTGCAATTGGGTGCAGGTGTGACCGCTCCTAACGGAACATGGGAACAAGCGAGCGGCGGCAGTGGCAGCTGAAGGGAATTTTTGTCGAGTTGCAGGCATTGTTCGCACAAGGGAAATCACGTCATTGCCAGTTGCCAAAGCAAGGGCCAAACCACACACTCATTTGGTCTGCGGTGCGTATCTTCGAACGTTGTGGCTTGCATCGAAGACAAGACCACCACAAACACTCTCAGCATCACCAAAGTGGCACATGGCATGCCAAACATGTTGTCGCTCGTTCGCTTCAGTCGACGATTCattggcgatggcgaggctGTCGGCAGCATCCAAAATCGGTTTGGGGAAGTGCTCCATTAATCTGCAGGGTCTGGCAGTTACGCTTCAATAGTCGGACCACTCGGCACGGCGTTGAAAAGGTTCAGATGCTGTTTACTTCATTGATGTATCCCAAGACATTTGTCGAGGCATTTGCCATAGGAGTTTGTAATTCTCCCTCACATTTCGAGGTTTTTGTGTCCTCCAATGTCGCGCTCTCTACAGGTAGTTATGTATCTGTAAGAATCCCATTCCTTCGCGACGAGAATCCTTTCGTAACAAGTCGAGTTTGATGCCGCTTCCAAAATCCTAAACTCAACAGGTTATCATGACCTCTTGATATGTGTATCCAAACGAGAAAACCGCACAAAAATCCAGACCCATGTTTATTGCAAAACCACCTTCGACCTCCGCACAAAATGTCGACCACACCGTGTCTTGTCGCCAGGCTTGCTCATGTAGCAATATGACTTGGCACCCTCGGGTGCAATCGGCCCAAACTTTTCCGTAATGGAGCAGTACTCCATGTTGTCGCCCATCCATTCCTGGATGTGCTTATGGAGCTGGCATCGCGTGACGCCGCATTTTCTGCAGTATGCTTGGCCACGGATCCGGAGCTGCGACAGTGACAGAGACTTCTTGCTCTCTTCCTCGTTCTTCTCTTCCACTGGAGAGGATGGGGCCGATCTCCTGACAGTGCCTGCAAGATGCCACGCCCACTCCAGCTCGTTTGGACCCTCGCGCCGCGTCCTGAGCGGAACGGTCCCATGCATTCGGCGGTGAATGGCGTAGAAGTGCTTGTTGGTCAACCCGAGACAGGTGCTATCGATGGGGTCAAGAAAGTCGAAGATGGCCATGTGTAGCTCTGGTGGCAGATCGAGCAACACCTTGCCTGCCGATGGCACGGGCAACGGCAAACGATCCGTGACAGAGTAAGACCGGCGAGGAGGGCCCAGCGCAGGCCTGCGTCGTACCGTCACCTTTTCTTCAGTCGGCTTGGGCTGGCTCCTCTCCTTCACAGGTACGACCGGCTGCTTGACAACATCTTCTTCGGGAAGCTGTTGAATAGTGTGGAGGGTGAAGAGAGGGGGCTGCGGGATGTGATATTCCTGGAAGGTTTGAGACCGGCGTGGTACTCGCTTTCCTGACCGCATGAGGCTCATTTCCTTCCTCATGTGATCCTCTCTGGTGAACGGCAACGCAGAGCCCGGCAAGAGGGGTGGGGGGCTGTAAAGAACCTCGATCATGATGGTAATGGATAGCTGATCGGTACTAGAGTTCTCTCTCGATAATGGTTATCgtcgtggtggttgttgagatTGTGTAGCTGCTCCGTTATAACAATCCCTTTTTGGTGACGGTAGTGGTCGTTGGGGGTATCGACGTGTACCACTAGTTGTATCAAACTGTAGCGGATGTAGGAGGTTGATTGATTCGGGTAGTGGCAATGATGCTAGAGGATGAAGGTAGAGGGCTCGGCTGCTCTTATAAAGACTTCAGGTACCAATGCCGTCGGCCACAGTGAGATAATATACGGACCCCCTCACTAGCAAGCTCataaggaggtggagggtggGATGGCGAAACGGGAGAATGAGGGGATGATAGTCGTAGATGTGGAACAGATGGATTGATAGGCGAGACGGATTTCTGGGGAAATGTCTTGGGGTGTGGAATCCGGCAAGTAGGTTGTACCTGACCTGACAAAGGAAGTAGGCAAGTACCAAGGATCCGGTTAGCTAAGTCGGAGGCGTAAATGGGAAGAGGGCAAGAGTGGGAGGCGATGGATGAACGCGGATTAGCTCCCGACGGAGAAAAGGTGAGGTGaaatggaagaaaagaacgAACCGTAGGCAGTCTCTGTGGAGGGAAAAATCCCGGGCTTGTTTGTGGCATTGCGCTAGGCAAGCGGTGGGGGGATCGTCACGAGGCCAGACAGGCCTTTGCATGTCACTTTCACCCTTTTCCTGATTCCGTTGCGATCCGTTTCCGAACGCCTCTTGGAACGGCCCGGCATGGTCGGAGTGCATTCtgcgtatgtatgtacatagtacaccATAACGCTATTGCTGTCGATTGCGGCCGCCGCAGATCCTCTCGCCGTTGCTTCACGTTGTCTCTCAATCGCTGATATCCTCAGCCCGGTTGGGCCCTGGTGGACTCGCGGTGGAGGTGAAGGCAAAGCAGGGTCTCGGGCGTTGTGGGATTGTGGGTTCGAGTGGTATCAGAGCAAACTGGCAGTCGTTCTTTGGTTCATCCCAATCTGGAGAGGACCTGGCACGAAATGCACTGCATTGACGTTTGCCTGAACGGGCATCAAAGAGTAGCCAATTCACAACCACAGACATCGTTCAGCCAGGAAGGCTTTGACCAATCACGTAGCGCTTTATATGCCGTTCATCAGTCTGCCACATGTCGGCGTTCGAAGAAGTCAACATTCGATCGGCCAGAACATGTTGGAATCCTCGTGTTGCACTGCTAGACTTTGCTAAGGCTTTCTAGGAACCTTGGCCAGGATCGCAGGTCTCATCTTGGACTCCTGGCAAAGATTGTATCTCATGGAATTGCCTGGACTCTCCATAATACAGTCAACCCCCTGTTGATACAACCAATTCGGGCAGGGCAGTTCCCTGGCATCATACGGTCGTTTTGCATTTGTGGGGGATATGCCCACCACCTAGAGCCAAGTAATGTACTGCACTAGTGTAATGTAAACCACCCAAATACGTAGCACTACACATTAGGTATACATAGGCACCAAAGCTCTTTGCATCAGACAGAGGATTTGCGTTTGAGGGGGGGTCGCATATGGTGTACAGGGGGTTTGACTGTATAGGTGTGATGCGTTTCGCAATGGCAGGTTGCAACGTGTTAACAGCTTGCACCACTTTTGGGTTTTGCAGTCGTTGCCTCGTTGAAACATTATCCCCGAGGCTTGACGGATCGCGGACACTGATGGTACGAAGACACCGTTACCATCTTCGTCCACCGCCGTTTATTTTTCGTCCGATAAAGTGCATGTCGATTTCCCATCTCAGGTAACATGTCGCACATCAACCCTCAAACGAACACCTCTCCGAATTCGCTGAGCCAGATCGTACGTCAATGACACGATCCGGACGATATCTACACTGTCATCCCGAAGCCAAGACGGTCGCTGACACCGAGAGAGTTGGCCTGCTTTATCCACTACCCCGCCTTCTGATATCATCCCTATTTACAGAGTTCTTTCGCTAATACGTACATGTACACATTCACTCCTGACGACCGTCCTCTGGTAAATCTTGTCTTGGCAACTGACCGCCATCTTCACGCCAGGTCTGGGTCGTCTTGATAAACTTGAAGATTGATGGTCTGGCGTCTCCTTTTCGGAAAAGGTATACCATCAAATGTAGACAAGAAACAGGCACTGGAACCCAGCCACGCCAGCTCAACCTACTGACAGCATTGTTTGGAGTACGGAAGTTAGGGAGGAGTACTTGTGTTCGGTGGCGTAGTTCGCTTCTTGTTGGGCTTGTCTATTTTGTAGTGTGCATCACAGCTGATATCTAACTTTCCCTGTTGCCATAACAATCGGTTACCCTTTACTTTGACTGGCTACTTAGGGGGCATATTTAGGGGTACAATTCATCATGCCCCTTCCATGATCGGCGGCTATGATGTGTACACTAAATCATTTAGCTGTTCCTCTGCACGTGGTGGTGCGCCGAACAGCCGCTAGATGGGGATATCGAAATTGACTTGGACCCAATCTGATCCATTCTTCGAAAAGTATGCGCATGGTACGCGTGGCGTCGTGTCGAGCTCGCAAGGCTGTTAGAGCGCCCAAAACACGTACGATGCCATCCGAGAATGAATGGGGAGAGATCTTCATCCTTATTATCCAAATGGAGGTACGCGACTTGAGTGCGGATCAAATGCGTGGCGAATATGGCGACATAATTGATGCTGCGCCGGTTCAATGCTGTTTTCCTGCTGATCCAAGTCCTTCAAAGAAGTATCCAACTAGATAAAGTCAATGGTGGTGCGGTTGACAATACCACACTTCATGGTGCAGGACGAACAGCAACGGGAGACATTGCTCCCAAAGCATTTACCCGCCAAATCACATTTGATTTTAAGGGATGGTACCTAGTCTCGCTGGTGTAACTACTACAGGCTTTCCGTTGCGAGTTGAAGACGGACCTGCGTTTTGACTGCGAGCCGGGCAGTGACCGACACACGGTTTTGAAGGGACAAACATGAAGCGAGCACTCGGATGACATCTCTCGTAGCCATCAAAGTCACGCCAATCAGCCTACCAACAAAAaatctcaccaccacctctcgGCGTGCTCGACTCGAGGGTACGGGTTTCAGCAAAACGACCAGGGCTGATCAGATCTCAAGTAGTAACTGATTCAGATCCTGTCGACAGTTAAGCTTCCACGACTGTTCATTGTATTTTCATCGTGAACTACAGTATACCTGGCCCACCACACGTTCACGCTATGCATGAGCACCCGCGACAGCCTTCAATGTAGGGGCAAAACGCAAAAAGAGGCACCATCCCCAGATCGAATTGATTTCTTTTCGCTTATAGGAAGCCGGGCAAAAGCTTGGTGCCTCGACGTTATATTGGGCCATGTATCAGAAGTACACCGCCTGAACCCCCAAGCCTCGGTGGAACAAGCCAAAGCATGATGGGAATACGCCCATAGACGTCATATACGCGCTTCCTGGCCCCGGAACTTTCTCGTCGCAGAAGCAAGATACCTCCAGTTCCGTGATCCGTGATCCGTGATCAGGGCCCGCCAAGCTCCGCCTTGGCCGTACCGTAGCTCCCGGGGCATTAAGTCCGATGGAGGACCGACGATCTTTCCGAGGTTTCAGGTCAAGGTCCCCCGATACTTGTAACCCTGAAGCCCACCGGTTCCATCAAAATGGCCGTATACACTAGAAATCCCAGAAGGCTCATGGCGTATTGTGTCAGCATTGGTCACTTGACATGAATTGGTCCTTTGATCTTAGCAGGCATCATTATCTTGCGACCGCTATTTGACTTCGAAGTCATATAGCCGCTTCAATAGAACCACACCATCGAGGACCCCCGTTCAGCTACGACAGCCCCCCTTTGTGATAGTCCAGCCAATGAGGCCGCCACGGACGGCTCACGTTCATCCCTGTCGTTCAGTACCATATGGATAAGGTTATGATATCATTACAGAGTAAATTATTGTTCTTCTTGCTTGTTTGGTATACTGACTCCGGGCTCCCT
Coding sequences:
- a CDS encoding phosphorylcholine transferase, which translates into the protein MSPSLNSSTPQASGKRKRSSAAADSIANSNINTTHLDPVDAAIMNQDQIIQTESRDASAEEGDTTAPESSRTAAGHRKTDSATSSHPPSKRQRPNNDQLSEGPATTDAIEQAQAIDPGEPSDTTEASDHIAERVTRKSSRKATVGQNNGSEDGETGGYPIISKGPAMAPPPIGKLTHPVGYKTNPPPVGRPVRVYADGVFDLFHLGHMRQLEQAKKAFPEVYLLVGVTGDEDTHKRKGLTVLSGKERAETVRHCKWVDEVIEDCPWIVTPEFLEEHKIDYVAHDDIPYGADEGDDIYAPIKAAGKFLVTQRTEGVSTTGIITKIVRDYEKYIARQFKRGASRQELNVSWLKKNELDLKRHIQDLRDNIRSNWATTGQELSKELRQFWPSSRPQSPSPSGFPRLPPQLLAMAQNGGSSADVSNATSPSPLGPASGSAQAGPSNLAPKSPTQAAAQAAGNVNDFITGYTLGLVGGVRSWMSRTRGPSQEDGSRAPSDDDSEEGDKKKSNEKRRSNVPAGSGAASASASTSLAQRRV